The following nucleotide sequence is from Pseudofrancisella aestuarii.
TAGTTACTCAAGATAAAGGAGGGAGTTTTACTTTAAATGTAAATGGCAATCTTCTTCACTTGGATGGCAAAGACGCTGATGCAATTGGCAAAGCGATAGTTAAGTATCCAGTAGAAAAGTATGATATCAAACCGGGAGATCCAATAAACATGGATGCTATTTGGGATCAGATGAAAACTGTATATGATCCAGAAATTCCTGTTAATATAGTTGATTTAGGTTTGGTTTATAATGTTTCTACTAGAGAGTTAGAGAGTGGCAATTTCCATGTTATTGTTGATATGACATTAACAGCTCCTGGATGTGGAATGGGCCCGATTCTTATGAAAGATGTAGAAACTAGAGTGGCTATGCTACCAAATGTTGATAAGGTTGATGTTATAATGGTGTTTGATCCACCATGGAATTCTGAATTAATGACAGAAGAAGCTAAGTTAGAGTTAGGATTATTTTAGACTATATGAAGCAAAAAATAGCAATCTATCCTGGAACCTTTGATCCCATTACAAATGGACATTTTGATTTAATCAAAAGAGGTTTGTGTATTTTTGACAAGATTATTGTAGCTATATCTACAGGTTATGGAAAAAATACTTTATTTGACTTAGAAGATAGAAAGAAACTAGTAGAAACTGTTTTTAAAAATGAAGATAGAGTTGAAGTTATAAGTTTTACAGGACTTTTGGTAGATACTGCAAAAAAACATAATGTTTGTGCGATCTTAAGGGGCCTGAGAGCTGTTTCTGATTTTGACTATGAATATCAGATGTCTAGTATAAATAGTAAATTAGATGATTCTATTCAGACTGTTTTTTTAACTCCTAGTGAGAGTTTTTCTTGTATTTCTTCCACTATGGTTAGGGCTGTAGCAATCCATGATTATACTAGACTTAAGGAATTTGTTCCTGAGTGTGTATATGATGAGCTGAAAAATAAAGTGCAAAGAGGATAGTAATGGCTTTATTAATAACAGATGATTGCATAAATTGTGATATTTGTGAGCCTGAATGTCCTAATCAAGCAATTTCACAAGGTGAAGAATATTATGAAATTGATCCTGATAAGTGTACTGAGTGTGTAGGGCATTTCTCTGTATCTCAATGTACAAAAGTTTGCCCAATTCGATGCATAATCGTAGATCCTGATCATATTGAAACAAGAGAAGATTTAATGTCAAAGTATAAAAAGCTTACTTCAAATTAATTAATAAATATTTTTATAAAAACTAAGCAATTTTATGTCAAATATTCTTAAAACATGTATTTTAAAATAACGTAAAAATATATTGGTAGCTTTAGTTTAACAAGGTTTCTTAATTTATTTCTGAATTGAAAATCTTATTAACTTAAATTTTTCTTAAAATTTTTCTTGATTATAAACTTTCTTTTATCTAGAATATTTGCATTGACTATTTCCAGTCAAGAAAATTTTATTAAATGTTATAAAATCTATAGAGGAGATTTTTGATGAAATTAAGAAGTATGGCTATTGCTACGTCTTTGTTGTTTGGTTCAGCTAGTTTTTCTTTTGCTGATAATATAATCGATGCATTTGGAAGTACTTGGGGAAGTATTACTAATAGCGATAACACTTGGGGTCCTCAAGATAGGACGGGTCAATGGTATTTAGGTGTAGATGCTAATGGTCTTGCTGGAACTCCTAACTCTCCATCAGGTGCTGGCGCTAACTTCATAATGGGTTATAACATTAATAAATATTTTGCTGTGCAATATAACCAATTGGTTGGTAGAGACTTTGCTGGTCTAGGTGAAGGTGTTATCAATTTTAGTAACAGTACAATGTTTACTCCATACGCTGCAGGTGGTGCCGGTTGGGCAAACTTAGCAGGTCAAGCAACTGGGGCTTGGGATGTTGGTGGAGGTCTTAAGTTTGAACTTTCTAGAAATGTTCAAGCGAGTGTTGATTATAGATATATTCAAACAATGGCACCTAGTAATGTTTCTGGGGCAAATGGTAGAGCCGGTACTAATATGATAGGTGCTGGATTAACTTGGTTCTTTGGCGGAAAAGAAGATAATACAGTTAATACATCTAATATTAAAGATAATGGTGCTACAACTGCTGCAGAAACTACTGGTGCATCTGCTTTACCAACTATAGATGAGGGTAAATACAATCTTCCTGAAGGTATTAAGCAATGTGAAGGTAACTTCAACTTAACAAAAGATGGAGTTGCTTGCTATACAGTTGATGGCGATGATGTTACTGTATATTTAGATACTAAGTTTGCTTATGATAGTGCTGAGTTAAATACTAAAGGCAAAGCGGCAATAGCTAGTTTTGTTAAATTTGTAAATAGTTATGATATAGCTAAAGTAACAGTTAAAGGTTATGCTTCTCAAGGTAAAACTGGTCCTCTTTATGAGAAGTATAATAAAGACCTTTCTGAAAGAAGAGCAGCATCTGTTTCTAACTATATGAAGCAATTAGGTCTTGATGATACAAAAATTGACACTAAAGGCTTTGGTTATGAGTTTCCATTAGTTCCTAATACAAACTCTGAGAACAAAGGTTATAATCAAAGAGCTCAAGCAAGTGTTTCAGCGCCTTTAAAAGAAGAAGCTTCTAACTAATATATTTACTACAATCAATTATTTATTCTTAAAAGCTTAGAGTTTATAATATTTAGACTCTAAGCTTTTCTTATTTTTAGATATGTTAAATATTGTTCTTTATGAGCCTGAAATTCCTCCAAATACTGGCAATATAATTCGTTTATGTGCTAATGTGGGTGCAAGTTTGCATCTTATTGAGCCACTAGGATTTAAGCTTGATGATAAGCAGTTAAGAAGAGCGGGTTTAGATTATCATGAGTTTGCAAGTATTAAAATATATAAAGATTTTAAAGATTTTATTGAGCAAAACAAAGATAAGCAGATTTGGGCTTGTACCACTAAAGCTAGTAGTTATTATCATCAAGTAAAGTTTTCTAAAGATGATATGCTTTTGTTTGGTCCAGAGACTAGGGGGCTACCTGCTGAGATTCTAGAATATTTGGGAGAAACACAAATTAAAATCCCTATGAATAAGAATAGTAGAAGTCTAAATTTATCGAATGCAGTGGCTGTTATTTTATATGGGGCATTAGACAATATTGGTTTTGAAAACTTACAATTAATTTAATTTGTTTTCTTTATAAAATTTTGGCTCAAATCTTATACCGTATTTTACATTCATCCACATTCTACTAATAAATGATTGTGTTTCAGCATCGTGAATATTTAATACATACATTTTTTCTAACATTTCATTAGTGGGTTTTATATTTGTATCATTGAATAGTTTTGATAGGTATTTTTCATTACCAGTCATAGCATTTGGTTGATATAAATAATTACTATTTTGAGCTGCAACATAAGGATCAATTATGTAATTTATAAGCTCATAAACTTTATCTAAATTTTTAGCACCTTTAGGAATCATTAACATATCAAACCAGATGTTAGTCCCTTCTTTAGGAACAATATATTCTAGTGTAATATCTGGATTTATTTCTTTTGCTCTCTCAACAGATCTTACCACATCACCAGAATATCCCATTACTAAACAGAGATTTCCAGCTGTAAAGTCATTTTGATATTTATTACTATCAAAATACTTAATGTAAGGCCTTACATTATCAATCAGATATAGTGCGGCTTCTTCATAGGCTGCTTTATCTGTTGTATTTGGGTCTATACCTTTATAGAAGAAATAGTTGCCAAAGATTTGTTCAGGTTCATCTAATAGGGATATTCCACAATTGGAAAGCTTACTTAAATATTCAGGATTAAAAACATAATTCCAGCTATTTGGTATAGCATCTTTACCTAGCCTTTCTTGAATTTGCTCTTTGTTATAAGCAAGTCCAGTTGTGCCATAGCTATAAACTATTCCATACTTATTGTCAGGATCATTTATTTCTGAGATTTTATTGTAGATAATGTCATTTTTATATTTTAAATTTGGTAGCTTTGATTTATCTAATTCTATAAGAGCATTAGATTGGATTTCACTTGGTAGATATAGTGAGCCTTGTTCAATTAAATCAAAACCTGATGAACCTGTTAAAACTTTTGTTCTTGTCATGTTGTCATCAGATGTGTAAATATATTTTACTTGAGTATTACTAAGCTTAGAAAAACAAGGGATAATATTGGGTGAAATATAGTCAGCCCAATTTGTAAAATTTAGCATCTGTCTCTCATCAGTTTTTGTAAGAGGGGTCTTTAAGATACTATTCTTACAGATATATTTACTATCTTTAGCGTATAAGCTTGAAGCTGAAGTAAGCATTAAAGCAAGTGTTAAATATTTTACTTTTTCCATCTTAATTTAAACTTAATGATCCCTTGTTCTAATTCGGTATAAAGTATATACTAAAATGCTATATCGTATAAACTTTTTTAAGATCTTTGTGGAACAAATCCTGACTAGTAAAAAACTAGGTCTTATTCGTCTAGTTATGATTAATATAATAGCTGTCGATAGTTTGAGAAATATTTCAATAACAGCTCAAGCTGGCTGGATTGTAATAAGCTTTTACATTCTTGCAGCTATATTTTTTCTAATACCTTGTGCATTGTTGACGGCTGAAATGGCTACGGGCTCTTCAGATGAAACAGGTGGTATTTATATTTGGGTTAAAAAAGCTTTTGGAAAAAGATTTGGTTTTGTTATTTTATGGCTTCAATGGGTTTATAACCTAGTATGGTTCCCATCAATATGTGGTTTCTTTGCAGGAGTCATTGCCTATGTTATGGCACCTTTATTAGGGCAAAATGCTAATGATCTAGTCTCTAATCCTTGGTATATGATGTCGATGAGCTTGGTTATGTTTTGGAGTGCTACAGCTATAAATCTTTTTGGAATAAAAACATCTAGTACAGTTAGTACATTGGGAGCTATTATAGGAACATTATTACCTATGATAGTTATAATTTTAATAGCTTTTGTATGGTCAACAACTCATACAAATAATATAACAATGCCAAGCCTTAATGATTTTGTTCCTTCAGAAAATAATGTAGGAAGTTGGGCTTTATTTATTACAGTAATGTTTAGCTTGTTTGGTTTGGAGATGAGTGCAATTCATGCAGCTAATGTAAGAGATGCTAAGAAAAATTTTCCTAGAGCTTTGTTGATTTCTGGTTTTGTTATTTTATTAACATTAATTTTGTCAAATATTGCTGTAATCTTAGTAAGTGAACAGCTCGAGATAGGAGATGTTGATATTGTGACAGGGCTTATGGTTTCATTTCATTATTTTTTTTCACAGATAGGTATGCCTTGGTTGTCTTATTTAATAGCGGTCACATTAATTTTTGGGGCATTTACAACAACATCTGCATGGATAATGGGGTTATCTAGAGCTTTTATGGTTGTTAGTAAAGATAACTTGCTACCAGCTGTTTTTAGTCAAACCAATAAAAATGATGCTCCAGATAAGATTTTAGTATTCCAAGGGCTTATATTTACTATATTTTGTTTCTTTTATATATTTATGCCTTCTGTTCATTCAGCATATTGGTACTTGAGTGATCTTACTGCTCAGTTAGCAGTAATTGCATATATGGGGATGTTTGCTACAGCACTCAAGCTTAAGTTGACTCAGCCCTTGCAGGAAGGTCAATTTGAAATTTTCAAAGGAGCTATAGGCACATTTGTTATGTCTACTTTGGGTATCATTGGATGTGTTATAGCTGTTGTAGTTGGCTTTATTCCATTAGACAGTTCTGAGATGTCTGTGTTGTATTTTGACTCTTTACTCCTTGGTGGAATAGTATTAGCCCTGGTAATTCCTTATGTATTTACCTTAAAAATGGCTAAGTAGTCCTATTTCTCATAGCCTACATATTTAATATCTTTATTATTTATTTCAAATTTAAATACTATTCCTCTAAAGTAAAAATTAAAGTTGTTACGATCCTTTTCTTGATGTGCTCTATCCAAAACTTCTTTTTTTAAAGCATCATCTGTGTAGTGACATAAAGTAAAAAAATTTTGAAAATCAGAATAAAGTTTATCAAAGTTAACATCATTCATTTGCAGTATCCTTACTATTAATCTTAACTTTAAAAAAGTTTAAAAAAAATTATTTGTTACTGTATAATACATCTAGTTAAATATTAAATACAAATAAAAGGTTTGTGTAGTGAGACTATTAGTTGTAGAAGATGATTTGAATTTGGGTGAGGGACTATTAGAAGCTCTCCAAAAAGAAGGTTATTCTGTTAATTTAGTTTCTGATGGTGAGGCTGCTCAATTATTTATCGAATCAGGTCTTTATGATGTTGTTGTGCTTGATGTTGGTTTGCCTATAAGAACAGGTTTTGAAGTGCTAAAACATGCTAGAGATAAGGGTGTTAAAACACCTATATTATTATTGACTGCTAGAGATAGTTTAGAAGAGAGAGTTAAAGGCTTAGATTTAGGGGCTGATGATTATTTAACTAAACCGTTTGAGTTAGAAGAATTAGTCGCTAGAATAAAGGCTATTTCTCGTAGAGTTGCAGCGAAAACCAATAAAACGTTAAATGAAGAAGTTAAATTTGGAGATTTTTGCTTTAATTCAGCTTCTGAAACTGTAACTAGAAATGGTGTGATAATCCCTATTTCTAAAAAAGAATTAGCTTTACTTTCTATCTTATTAAATAATGCTGGTCGCGTGGTACCTAAGACACAGTTATTAGAGGAAGTTTATTCGACTGATAAAGAAATGGATACAAATACTCTTGAAGTTCATATGCATAATCTCAGAAAGAAAATTAATATGTCTGATTTTATTCAAACAATAAGAGGTGTAGGCTATTTCATTCAAAAAGATAAAATTGAAAAGTAAAAGAGCTAATAGCTTGTATATTGTTGAATGTATAAAAAATTAAGTTTTATAAATGAGTTTTAATTTTACTTTCTGGTTATTGTTTCTTTCTATTGCTTCAGGAGTTATTTACTTAATTGATTTGTTTTTCTTTCAAAGAAAAAGACTTAAGCCGTATAAGGCTGAATTAAAAAAATTATCTAAAAAAGAGAAAAGACAGTTTTATAAAAACCATAATTTAAAAGCACCATTAGTAGCAGATTATGCAAGATCTCTTTTTGGTGTTTTTGTAGCAGTTTTTATAATAAGAACTTTTTTAATTGGAAACTTTTTAATCCCTACAGCATCAATGACACCAACACTTCCTGTTGGAGATTTTATTTTTGTCGATAAAACTGCTTATGGGGTAAGAGCTCCTTTTTCTAATAATGTGTTAATTCCGATTGGAGAACCAAAAAGAGGAGATATAGTGGTATTTCATTTCCCTGTGAATCCTAAAGTTGATTTTATAAAAAGAGTTATAGGAGTTCCTGGAGATGTGATTTCTTATAAAGATAAGAGATTAACTATTAATGGAAAGCCTTTAAAATATACAGATTGTGATTACCATACAAAAAATTACTATAATCAAGGCGGAAATAGAGAGTCGCAGGATATAG
It contains:
- the sufT gene encoding putative Fe-S cluster assembly protein SufT, which translates into the protein MKPTDVTIIRREVVAVAVPFGNEITLMPGQEALVTQDKGGSFTLNVNGNLLHLDGKDADAIGKAIVKYPVEKYDIKPGDPINMDAIWDQMKTVYDPEIPVNIVDLGLVYNVSTRELESGNFHVIVDMTLTAPGCGMGPILMKDVETRVAMLPNVDKVDVIMVFDPPWNSELMTEEAKLELGLF
- the coaD gene encoding pantetheine-phosphate adenylyltransferase, which codes for MKQKIAIYPGTFDPITNGHFDLIKRGLCIFDKIIVAISTGYGKNTLFDLEDRKKLVETVFKNEDRVEVISFTGLLVDTAKKHNVCAILRGLRAVSDFDYEYQMSSINSKLDDSIQTVFLTPSESFSCISSTMVRAVAIHDYTRLKEFVPECVYDELKNKVQRG
- a CDS encoding YfhL family 4Fe-4S dicluster ferredoxin, translating into MALLITDDCINCDICEPECPNQAISQGEEYYEIDPDKCTECVGHFSVSQCTKVCPIRCIIVDPDHIETREDLMSKYKKLTSN
- a CDS encoding OmpA family protein, which encodes MKLRSMAIATSLLFGSASFSFADNIIDAFGSTWGSITNSDNTWGPQDRTGQWYLGVDANGLAGTPNSPSGAGANFIMGYNINKYFAVQYNQLVGRDFAGLGEGVINFSNSTMFTPYAAGGAGWANLAGQATGAWDVGGGLKFELSRNVQASVDYRYIQTMAPSNVSGANGRAGTNMIGAGLTWFFGGKEDNTVNTSNIKDNGATTAAETTGASALPTIDEGKYNLPEGIKQCEGNFNLTKDGVACYTVDGDDVTVYLDTKFAYDSAELNTKGKAAIASFVKFVNSYDIAKVTVKGYASQGKTGPLYEKYNKDLSERRAASVSNYMKQLGLDDTKIDTKGFGYEFPLVPNTNSENKGYNQRAQASVSAPLKEEASN
- the trmL gene encoding tRNA (uridine(34)/cytosine(34)/5-carboxymethylaminomethyluridine(34)-2'-O)-methyltransferase TrmL, whose amino-acid sequence is MLNIVLYEPEIPPNTGNIIRLCANVGASLHLIEPLGFKLDDKQLRRAGLDYHEFASIKIYKDFKDFIEQNKDKQIWACTTKASSYYHQVKFSKDDMLLFGPETRGLPAEILEYLGETQIKIPMNKNSRSLNLSNAVAVILYGALDNIGFENLQLI
- a CDS encoding polyamine ABC transporter substrate-binding protein, which translates into the protein MLTSASSLYAKDSKYICKNSILKTPLTKTDERQMLNFTNWADYISPNIIPCFSKLSNTQVKYIYTSDDNMTRTKVLTGSSGFDLIEQGSLYLPSEIQSNALIELDKSKLPNLKYKNDIIYNKISEINDPDNKYGIVYSYGTTGLAYNKEQIQERLGKDAIPNSWNYVFNPEYLSKLSNCGISLLDEPEQIFGNYFFYKGIDPNTTDKAAYEEAALYLIDNVRPYIKYFDSNKYQNDFTAGNLCLVMGYSGDVVRSVERAKEINPDITLEYIVPKEGTNIWFDMLMIPKGAKNLDKVYELINYIIDPYVAAQNSNYLYQPNAMTGNEKYLSKLFNDTNIKPTNEMLEKMYVLNIHDAETQSFISRMWMNVKYGIRFEPKFYKENKLN
- a CDS encoding APC family permease gives rise to the protein MEQILTSKKLGLIRLVMINIIAVDSLRNISITAQAGWIVISFYILAAIFFLIPCALLTAEMATGSSDETGGIYIWVKKAFGKRFGFVILWLQWVYNLVWFPSICGFFAGVIAYVMAPLLGQNANDLVSNPWYMMSMSLVMFWSATAINLFGIKTSSTVSTLGAIIGTLLPMIVIILIAFVWSTTHTNNITMPSLNDFVPSENNVGSWALFITVMFSLFGLEMSAIHAANVRDAKKNFPRALLISGFVILLTLILSNIAVILVSEQLEIGDVDIVTGLMVSFHYFFSQIGMPWLSYLIAVTLIFGAFTTTSAWIMGLSRAFMVVSKDNLLPAVFSQTNKNDAPDKILVFQGLIFTIFCFFYIFMPSVHSAYWYLSDLTAQLAVIAYMGMFATALKLKLTQPLQEGQFEIFKGAIGTFVMSTLGIIGCVIAVVVGFIPLDSSEMSVLYFDSLLLGGIVLALVIPYVFTLKMAK
- a CDS encoding response regulator — translated: MRLLVVEDDLNLGEGLLEALQKEGYSVNLVSDGEAAQLFIESGLYDVVVLDVGLPIRTGFEVLKHARDKGVKTPILLLTARDSLEERVKGLDLGADDYLTKPFELEELVARIKAISRRVAAKTNKTLNEEVKFGDFCFNSASETVTRNGVIIPISKKELALLSILLNNAGRVVPKTQLLEEVYSTDKEMDTNTLEVHMHNLRKKINMSDFIQTIRGVGYFIQKDKIEK
- the lepB gene encoding signal peptidase I, giving the protein MSFNFTFWLLFLSIASGVIYLIDLFFFQRKRLKPYKAELKKLSKKEKRQFYKNHNLKAPLVADYARSLFGVFVAVFIIRTFLIGNFLIPTASMTPTLPVGDFIFVDKTAYGVRAPFSNNVLIPIGEPKRGDIVVFHFPVNPKVDFIKRVIGVPGDVISYKDKRLTINGKPLKYTDCDYHTKNYYNQGGNRESQDIVCVEHLGDIQYKVDWMSIAEPTNFDGVTVPEGSYFVMGDNRDNSEDSRYWGFVSNKDLVGKAKIVWFSWDSHDKSVRLGEIGRTF